The genomic interval CAAGGGCGGCGAATTCTTCGGCCTGTACCTCATGGACAAGAAGGTCGGCTGGCTCTTCACCGACCTGGAAGTCCTGCCGGGCCAGCCCGCGCGGGTGAAGACGACCAACCAGCTCGTCTTCAAGGCCATGGTGGGCTCGCGCGTGTCGGAGCGCATGCACGACGAGGAGCGCATCTACGAGGCGAAGCCCGGTGGGCGCCTGCTGTCCTTCGTCGTGAAGCAGACGGGTGACGGCGGCACGCAGACGCTGGTGGGCACGGCCACCGCGGACGGCTTCCAGGTGGTGCGCAAGCGCCCGGGCCGCCCCGACGAGACGCTGCCCAAGCGGCCTCCGACGAAGGAGCGGGTGGAGGACGCCGACCCGCCGCGCGTGGCGCTGCTGCGCAAAGCGAAGGTGACGGGCTTCTCGCTGGATGGAATGGACCTGGAGTCCTACGGCCTCTCCACCACCGTGGAGCCCGAGGAGCAGCGGACCATCAACGGCGTACAGGTGAAGCTGGGCAAGGCCGTCACCGTGTCGGAGAAGGAGAAGGTCCCCGTCGTTTCGTACATCACCCAGCGCGGGGAGATGGTGCTGGTGGACTACGGCACGACGATGCAGGCCCGGAAGGAGACGGAGGCCGTCGCGAAGCGGCTGGACCTGGTGGAAGTCTTCGGCCTCACCCGAGTGGTGCTGCCCAAGCCGCTGCCCGAGTCCGCGCGCACCGTGCCCGGCCACGTCACGCTGGTGGTGCAGGGCCTGCCCGCGAAGTTCCAGCAGCAGACGTACCGGCAGCAGTTCAAGCCGCAGGCGGACGGCAGCGTGGAAGTGACGCTGTCCGCCGCCGCCCCCAAGGCGCGCAAGCCCCTACCGCTGAAGGACCCGGAGGGTGGAGAGAATCTCAAGTCCACCCTCGTCGTGGAGAGCGACGCGCCGGCCATCCGCGAGCTGGCGAAGCAGATTGTGGGGACAGACAAGGATGCGTACCGCATCGCCCAGAAGGTGAACACCTGGGTGTACTCCAACCTGGAGAAGGACTACGGCGCCAGCGCGGACCGGGCCACGGACGTACTGAGCCAGAAGAAGGGCGACTGCACGGAGCACTCGCTCCTGTCCGTGGCGCTGCTGCGCGCGGCGGGCGTGCCCGCCCGGCGCGTGGACGGCGTCATCTACATGATGAACCAGGACGGCGTGCCCGCCCTCTACTGGCACGAATGGGTGGAGGCCTTCGTGGGCGAGTGGACCCAGTTGGACCCCACCTTCAACCAGGTGGTGGCGGACGCCACGCACTTCGCCTTCGGCAAGGAAGGCAACGCCGAAATCACGCCGCTCATCGGCGCGCTGAAGGTGACGGCCGTCAAGTGACGCAGGGCGCGCCGGCCCCTGCTCAGGGGCCGGTGAGCGCCGCCAACCGCTGGGTCAGCACGTCCGGCTCGGTGACGGGCAGCTCGCAGACGAAGCCCCGGCACAGGTAGGCGGCGGCCCGTCCCTTCACGGGCTCACGTCCTTCGAAAGTCCCTTGTAGCAACGCAGGCACGGGCTGCCCTGGCGCCTTCCAGGCCAGCGCCACCGTGGGCGCGAAGGCACGGTCCATGGCGGCCCGCAGCGGCGCCACGTCGTCGGACGCGCCCGCGACGGTGACGGACGCCGCGCCCTCCAGCAGCGCATCCGCCGCCAGCCCCAGGTAGCCGTAGCCCATGGTGTTTCGCACGAGCCCGTCGTGCATCCGCGCCACGTAGCGCTCCGGCAACTCCAGGTGCTGCTTGTCCCCCGTGAGCGCCGCCAGCTCCACCTGCGCCTCCGTCAGCGTGGAGGCCCCGGACGGGAAGGCGTTGTCGAAGAGGCCATACGTCGCCACCACCAGGTCCCTCTGTCCCCGGGGCGCGGTGAGATACGCCGCCTTCTCCGCGTCCCAGAAGAGGTCCACGGCCCGGCGCACCAGCGCGTCCGCCGCCTCCAGGTACTTCACGTCGAAGGTGGCCTGGTAGAGAGCGGTGAGGCCCGAGGCCAGGTCACCGTAGTCCTCCAGGAAGCCGTCGATGCGCGCCTGGCCCTCCTGGTACGAGCGCGCCAGCCGCGTCCCGTCCCACGCCTTCTCCAACACGAAGTCCGCGGCGTCCGCCGCCCACTTCGCCCACTCCGGCCGGCCGAAGACACGCGAGGCCAACGCGAGCCCGCGAATCATGAGCCCGTTCCATCCCGACAGCAGCTTGTCGTCCCGGCCCGGCTTCACCCGCCGCTCCCGCGCGTCGAAGAGCGTCTGCTTCGCCGCGGCCAGCTCGCGCTCCATGGCGTCTTCGGAGACGCCGCGCTCCCGCGCCAGCTCCGACACTGGCACCACCACCTCCAGCACCGTCGCGCCATGCTCGAAGTTGCCGCCGGGCTTGATTCCGAAGTGACGCAGCACCAGCTCCGCCTGCGCTTCCGGCAAGGCCGCGCGGACCTCCTCCGGGCGCCAGACGAAGAACTTCCCCTCCTCGCCCTCGCTGTCCGCGTCCTGCGCCGCGTAGAAGCCGCCGCCCGCGTCAGTCATCTCGCGGCG from Myxococcus xanthus carries:
- a CDS encoding transglutaminase-like domain-containing protein translates to MTRTHRPTLLALVPLCALLVGAPSALARAPAPAAKATATQAPVSDVVKAARPKGGEFFGLYLMDKKVGWLFTDLEVLPGQPARVKTTNQLVFKAMVGSRVSERMHDEERIYEAKPGGRLLSFVVKQTGDGGTQTLVGTATADGFQVVRKRPGRPDETLPKRPPTKERVEDADPPRVALLRKAKVTGFSLDGMDLESYGLSTTVEPEEQRTINGVQVKLGKAVTVSEKEKVPVVSYITQRGEMVLVDYGTTMQARKETEAVAKRLDLVEVFGLTRVVLPKPLPESARTVPGHVTLVVQGLPAKFQQQTYRQQFKPQADGSVEVTLSAAAPKARKPLPLKDPEGGENLKSTLVVESDAPAIRELAKQIVGTDKDAYRIAQKVNTWVYSNLEKDYGASADRATDVLSQKKGDCTEHSLLSVALLRAAGVPARRVDGVIYMMNQDGVPALYWHEWVEAFVGEWTQLDPTFNQVVADATHFAFGKEGNAEITPLIGALKVTAVK
- a CDS encoding thioredoxin domain-containing protein yields the protein MATPPPSVDTSNRLAREPSPYLRQHAHNPVDWFPWGEEALAKAKAENKPILLSVGYSACHWCHVMAHESFESPETARLMNEGFINIKVDREERPDLDQIYQGVVQLMGQGGGWPLTVFLTPDLKPFYGGTYFPPQDRYGRPGFPRLLMALRDAWENKQDEVQRQSGQFEEGLGELATYGLEAAPAVLTAADVVGMGQRMAKQVDAVHGGFGGAPKFPNPMNFALMLRAWRRGGGAPLKDAVFLTLERMALGGIYDQLGGGFHRYSVDERWLVPHFEKMLYDNAQLLHLYAQAQQVEPRQLWRKVVEETVAYVRREMTDAGGGFYAAQDADSEGEEGKFFVWRPEEVRAALPEAQAELVLRHFGIKPGGNFEHGATVLEVVVPVSELARERGVSEDAMERELAAAKQTLFDARERRVKPGRDDKLLSGWNGLMIRGLALASRVFGRPEWAKWAADAADFVLEKAWDGTRLARSYQEGQARIDGFLEDYGDLASGLTALYQATFDVKYLEAADALVRRAVDLFWDAEKAAYLTAPRGQRDLVVATYGLFDNAFPSGASTLTEAQVELAALTGDKQHLELPERYVARMHDGLVRNTMGYGYLGLAADALLEGAASVTVAGASDDVAPLRAAMDRAFAPTVALAWKAPGQPVPALLQGTFEGREPVKGRAAAYLCRGFVCELPVTEPDVLTQRLAALTGP